In Gymnogyps californianus isolate 813 chromosome 6, ASM1813914v2, whole genome shotgun sequence, a single window of DNA contains:
- the PGAM1 gene encoding phosphoglycerate mutase 1 — translation MAAYRLVLVRHGESAWNLENRFSGWYDADLSPAGQQEARRGGEALRDAGYEFDICFTSVQKRAIRTLWTVLDAIDQMWLPVIRTWRLNERHYGALTGLNKAETAAKHGEAQVKIWRRSYDIPPPPMQSDHPFYSTISKDRRYADLTEDQLPTCESLKDTIARALPFWNEEIVPQIKEGKRVLIAAHGNSLRGIVKHLEGMSEEAIMELNLPTGIPIVYELDKNLKPVKPMQFLGDEETVRKAMEAVAAQGKVKK, via the exons ATGGCCGCCTACCGCCTCGTCCTCGTCCGCCACGGCGAGAGCGCCTGGAACCTGGAGAACCGCTTCAGCGGTTGGTACGATGCCGATCTCAGCCCCGCCGGTCAGCAAgaggcgcggcgcggcggcgagGCCCTCCGAG ATGCTGGCTACGAGTTCGACATCTGCTTCACCTCGGTACAGAAACGGGCCATCCGTACCCTCTGGACTGTCCTGGATGCCATCGATCAGATGTGGTTACCCGTTATCCGAACCTGGCGCCTGAATGAGAGGCACTACGGGGCTCTCACCGGTTTGAACAAGGCTGAGACGGCGGCGAAGCATGGCGAGGCGCAGGTGAAGATCTGGAGGCGCTCGTATGACATCCCTCCGCCTCCCATGCAGTCCGATCACCCCTTCTACAGCACTATCAGCAAG GACCGTCGCTACGCTGACCTGACGGAGGACCAGCTGCCGACGTGCGAGAGCCTGAAGGACACGATCGCCCGGGCTCTGCCTTTCTGGAACGAGGAAATCGTCCCACAGATCAAAGAGGGCAAGCGAGTCCTTATTGCTGCCCACGGCAATAGCCTGCGTGGGATTGTCAAGCACCTGGAAG GAATGTCGGAAGAGGCCATCATGGAGCTGAACCTGCCCACCGGCATCCCTATCGTCTACGAGCTGGACAAGAACCTGAAACCCGTCAAGCCCATGCAGTTCCTGGGGGATGAGGAGACGGTGCGCAAGGCCATGGAGGCCGTCGCTGCTCAGGGCAAGGTCAAGAAGTGA